One stretch of Wolbachia endosymbiont of Armadillidium arcangelii DNA includes these proteins:
- the ftsH gene encoding ATP-dependent zinc metalloprotease FtsH — protein MKKFLEGLLIWLVIIVLISVAYIQFSGSIGKSKATIPFSEFLTRLEDNDIENVTIRNQSIEGKFRDGSAFNSSGVIYSDLIKSLHDKKVKFSFSIGDSAIGIIGGLLIQWIPTLIFFGLLLFLFKQTQAGGNRTISFGKSKARLITSGKKVTFDDVAGIDEAKEELVEIVDFLKQRQKFQILGGKIPKGCLLIGSPGTGKTLLARAIAGEANVPFFSISGSDFVEMFVGIGASRVRDMFYQGKKNAPCIIFIDEIDAVGRHRGIGLGGGNDEREQTLNQLLVEMDGFESNEGVIIVAATNRPDVLDPALLRPGRFDRQITISLPDINGRERILNTHIKKISIAPDVNVKTVARGTPGFSGADLANLVNESALIAARRNKKIVTMDDFEYARDKVMMGMERRSLVITEEEKKLTAYHEAGHAVVAVNMPASDPIHKATIIPRGRALGLVMRLPETDRVSHTREKMIADITVAMGGRVAEELIFGYDKITSGASSDIKQASDLSRAMVTKWGMSDKIGPIYHNREQIMHDSETISEDTLKLIDEEVKKIVFSCYEKAKDILTKRRKDLELIAENLLEFETLTGDEISDILSGEKIVRNENEGKEKVRRSSL, from the coding sequence ATGAAAAAATTTTTAGAAGGTTTATTGATCTGGTTAGTGATTATTGTTCTTATTTCAGTTGCTTACATTCAGTTCAGCGGAAGTATAGGCAAGAGTAAAGCAACCATACCTTTTTCAGAATTTTTAACTAGACTGGAAGATAATGATATAGAAAATGTTACTATAAGAAACCAAAGCATTGAAGGCAAGTTTAGAGATGGGTCAGCCTTTAACTCAAGTGGTGTTATATATAGCGACTTAATAAAAAGTTTGCATGATAAAAAAGTGAAGTTCTCCTTTTCAATTGGAGATTCTGCAATAGGTATAATTGGTGGACTACTTATTCAATGGATTCCGACGCTTATCTTTTTCGGTTTATTACTTTTCCTTTTTAAACAAACGCAAGCAGGAGGCAATAGAACTATAAGCTTTGGCAAATCAAAAGCTAGGCTTATAACTAGTGGAAAAAAAGTGACATTTGATGATGTTGCCGGAATTGATGAAGCAAAAGAAGAGTTGGTTGAGATCGTTGATTTTCTTAAACAAAGGCAAAAATTTCAAATATTGGGCGGAAAGATACCAAAAGGATGTCTTTTAATTGGTTCCCCTGGAACCGGTAAAACCCTACTTGCTCGTGCAATTGCAGGTGAAGCTAATGTACCATTTTTTAGTATTTCCGGGTCTGATTTTGTTGAAATGTTTGTCGGTATTGGTGCAAGCCGTGTACGTGATATGTTTTATCAAGGCAAGAAAAATGCTCCTTGCATAATTTTCATAGACGAAATAGATGCAGTGGGTAGGCATCGCGGCATTGGTCTTGGTGGCGGTAACGACGAAAGGGAACAAACATTAAATCAGTTACTAGTTGAAATGGATGGCTTCGAGTCTAATGAAGGTGTGATAATAGTTGCTGCAACTAACCGTCCAGATGTGCTAGATCCAGCACTACTTAGACCTGGTCGTTTTGACCGACAGATTACTATTTCTTTACCTGATATCAATGGGCGTGAAAGAATATTAAATACGCATATAAAGAAAATATCGATAGCGCCAGATGTGAATGTAAAAACAGTTGCAAGAGGAACACCAGGTTTTTCAGGTGCTGATCTAGCAAATTTAGTAAATGAATCTGCACTTATTGCTGCGAGGAGAAACAAGAAAATTGTTACCATGGATGATTTTGAATATGCGCGTGACAAAGTGATGATGGGCATGGAAAGACGGTCCTTAGTTATTACGGAAGAAGAAAAAAAGCTTACTGCTTACCATGAAGCTGGTCATGCAGTAGTTGCAGTTAATATGCCTGCCTCTGATCCAATACACAAAGCAACTATTATTCCAAGAGGTAGAGCTTTAGGCTTAGTTATGAGACTACCGGAAACAGATAGAGTGTCTCACACAAGAGAAAAGATGATAGCAGATATAACTGTTGCTATGGGTGGAAGAGTGGCAGAAGAACTAATTTTTGGTTATGATAAAATTACAAGCGGTGCATCTTCGGATATAAAGCAAGCATCTGATTTATCACGTGCTATGGTGACGAAATGGGGAATGAGTGACAAAATAGGGCCAATATATCACAATCGTGAACAAATCATGCATGATTCTGAGACAATTTCTGAAGATACATTAAAACTTATAGATGAAGAAGTAAAGAAAATTGTATTTTCTTGCTATGAAAAAGCAAAAGACATTTTGACCAAGCGTAGGAAAGACTTGGAGCTCATTGCTGAAAATCTACTGGAGTTTGAAACTTTAACAGGCGATGAAATAAGTGACATATTAAGTGGGGAAAAAATTGTTAGAAATGAAAACGAAGGCAAGGAAAAGGTAAGAAGATCATCTCTCTAA